The sequence below is a genomic window from Microbacterium abyssi.
CGGCATCTCGGGTCTGCGCTCGCACCAGACCATGCTCGACGTCACCGGCAACAACATCGCCAACGTCAACACCACGGGCTTCAAGGCCTCCGCCGTACAGTTCCAGGACTCCCTCTCGCAGCTTCTGCAGAACTCGATGATGCCGCAGCAGGGCGCCGGCGGTCAGAACCCCGCCCAGGTCGGCCTCGGCGTACAGGTCGCCGGCATCAGCACCAACTTCGCCGCCGGCGCCCCGCAGCCCACCGGCGTTCCGACCGACCTCATGATCTCCGGTGACGGCTTCTTCATCGTGCAGTCCGGCGGTGAGACGCTCTACACCCGCAACGGCGGATTCTCGTTCGACACCAACGGCCAGCTCGTCACCGCCGACGGCGCGCTCGTGCAGGGGTGGACCGCTCAGGACGGCGCCATCACCCCCGGTCAGGGCCTGGGAAGCATCACCCTTCCGGTCGGCGCATTGAGCCCTGCCACTCCGTCGACGGCGGCGAAGGTCACGGGCAACCTGCCGTCGGATGCCGCGGAGAACGACGTGCTGGTCCGCGACGTGCAGGTGTACGGCGCCGACGGCACCGAGTCCTCGCTCCGCCTCACCTTCACCCGCACGACGACCGGCTGGGACGTCACAGAAGCCGACGGCACCGGGAACGCCACGCTCACATTCGCCTCCGACGGTACGCAGACCGGCGGCCCCATCTCGCTGACCACCTCCAACGGCATCACGGTCGACCTGTCCGCGATCACCGGCTTCGCCGAGGTGAGCGACATCAAGATCTCGGAGCAGAACGGCAAGCCGGCCGGAGTCCTCAGCTCGTACGCGCTGACGAACGACGGCAGCCTCGTCGGCACGTTCAGCAACGGTGAGACCGAGGTGCTGGCCCGGATCGCCCTGGCCGGATTCGTGAACCCCGGCGGCCTCGAGAAGGCCGGCTCCTCGCAGTTCCGGGCGAGCGCCAACTCCGGTCAGGCCACGATCGGCTCGGCGGGCGCCGACGGCCTCGGCGGCATCATCAGCGGTGCGCTGGAGATGTCGAACGTCGATCTGTCGCAGGAGTTCACGAACCTCATCGTCGCCCAGCGCGGCTTCCAGGCGAACGCGCGCATCATCACCACCAGCGACGAGGTGCTCCAGGAGCTGACGAACCTGAAGCGCTGACCCGCTCTCAGAACCCGGCAGGAGGGCTGCCCGCGAAAGCGGGCGGCCCTCCTGCTTCGTGTCTGGTGCCCACTCGACGCCGCATCGCCCTAACGCGCAGCGATCAGCGGTCGACAGTCACCAACGATGGCCCAGGATGGGCTGTCAGTCCTCACGGATTGAGGGCATGAAGTTTCCAGGATGGAGCCCATGATCGTCGTCACGCGCCTGAACCAGACTCGGTTCGCGCTGAATCCTGACCTGATCGAGCGGATCCAGGCCTCCCCCGACACCACCATCGTCCTGGTGGATGCCGCGACCTTCGTCGTCACCGAGACGATGGACGAGGTGATCGCGAAGATCACCCGCTACCGCGCCGGCGTTCTCGCGGCGGCCGCGAACTGGTCCGGCGACATCTCCCACGCTGACGACGCAGAGGCGGTGCACTGATGGACCCGTCACTGATCATCGGCCTCGTCCTCGCCTTCGGCGCGCTGCTGGCCATGATCAACATGGAGGGCGCCTCGGTGATGTCCCTCCTGCTGCCGGCGCCGATGATCCTCGTCTTCGGCGGCACGATCGCCGTGGGCGTCGCCACCGGTACCGTCCGCGACTTCATCCACGCGTTCAAGGCTGTGCCCCGCGCGTTCCGCGGCGACCGGCGCACGGCCCACAGCATGATCGACCCGATCGTCGGCTACGCCGAGAAGGCGCGCTCCGAGGGCCTCCTCGCCCTCGAGCAGTCGCTCGTCGACGAGAAGGACCCGTTCCTGCGCCAGTCGCTGCAGAGCATCGCCGACGGCGTCGACGCCGAAGAGCTGCGCACCCTGATGGAGGACGAGATCACCTCTACCGCGGCGCGCAACCGCACGGCATCCAAGTTCTTCATGACCCTCGGCGGATTCGCGCCGACCGTCGGCATCGTCGGCACGGTGGTATCGCTGACGCACGTGCTCGAGAACCTCGACCAGCCCGACGAGCTGGGGCACATGATCGCCGCCGCTTTCGTCGCCACGCTGTGGGGTCTGCTGTCGGCCAACTTCATCTGGCTGCCCATCGGCGGCCGTCTCCAGCGTCTGGGTGAGCTGGAGGTCGAGCGGATGACCCTGGTGATGGAGGGCATGCTGGCCGTGCAGGCCGGCGCCCCGCCGCAGTTCGTCGGAGAGCGCCTGCGCGCGCTGGTCTCCGACCGTCCGCAGAAGAAATCCAGCCGCAGGGGTGCGGACAAAGGGGCAGCGGATCCGGCTCTGACGCCATGAGCGTGCGAGCGCGACGACAGGTCCCGCACGACGAGCACAGCGGGCCCGATGAGCGCTGGATGGCGTCGTACCTCGACATGGTCACGGTCCTCATGTGCCTGTTCATCGTGCTGTTCGCGATGTCCACGGTCGACCAGGAGAAGTTCGAGGCGCTCAGCGCATCGCTGGCCACCGGATTCGGACAGGACCCGTCGGAGTTCGCCGACGTGGCCGAGGGCGTGGTCGTCCCGCCGGAGCTCATCGACGAGGAGGGCGAACCCGCCGATCCCGACCTGGCCGCCGCCGTCAAGGAGTTCGACGATCTCTCCGCGCTGCGCGAGCGCCTGCGCGAGGCGCTCGCGCAGAACCACCTCGAGGCCGACGTCACCTTCACGATCGACGACCGCGGCCTGACGATCGGTCTCGTCAGCGCTGAGACGTTCTTCGACACCAACAGCACGAACCTCAGCGCCAAGGCCGTCGCCGTGCTCGACACGCTCGGCGGCGTGCTGGTCGACGTGCCCAACGAGATCTCGGTCGAGGGCCACGCAGACCACCGCGGGGCCGTCGCCCCGTTCCCGACGAACTGGGAGCTGTCCTCCGGGCGCTCCACCCAGGTTCTCCGCCACCTCGTCGAGGCGGGTGGCCTCCCGGCGAACAACGTCAAATCCGTCGGCTACGCCGACACCCGTCCGATCGCGGAAGGATCCAGCGCCGCGGCTCTCGCGAAGAACCGACGAGTCGACATCGTCGTCCTGTCTCAGGTCAAGGAGGAGGTGCGCAACCTCATCCCGTCCGTCCAGTCGTCCAAGTCCGGACCCTGACGACGGCCAGTCGCCTTACGCGCGTCCGTCACCGCCCGATAGTGGGGTTCGTGGTGATCGAGGACAGCGCGCGATCCGTCGTGCAAGCGGGAACGCCGGCAGGCACGTCTTCGTCGAACGCCGACATCGCGGTGTACGACTTCGAGAGGTCCGCCACGCTGTCGCGCGAGCACGCGCGTGCGCTGGAGCTGGCCTTCGAGACGTTCTCGCGCCAGTGGGCGGCCGACCTCTCCGCAAAGATCCGCGTCCGCGCGACGGTCAGCGTCGAAAACGTACGGATGCTGACCTACGGCGAGTACGCGCACGCGCTGCCCACCACCACCGCCCTGGTCGTGTGCGCATTCGCCGATTCGGCCGAGCGCATGATCGTGCAGTTCCCGTCGTCGGCCGCGACCGCCTGGATCGTGCAGATGGTCGGCGGACGCGCCACCGACGCGACCGAGGAGCGCACGTTCACGCCGATCGAGCAGGCTCTGATCGGCACCCTGATGCGGGATGTCATCGACCTGCTGACGAAGACGATGGACGGCCTGCTGCCGCAGGGCATCTCGATCACCGGCATCCAGTACAACTCGCAGTTCGCGCAGGTCGCCGCCGCCACAGAGCCCGTGATCGTCGCACAACTGAACATGCGGCTGGGCGGCCGCTCGGTGCCGGCGAGCATCATGCTGCCGGCATCCATCCTGACCGCTTTCCAGAACATCGCCCCCTCCGACCGGTCCGCGAGCCCTGAGCTCGTCCGCCGCCAGGTCGAGGAGACGCCGATCGAACTCGCCCTGCGTCTCAGTTCACGGACCATGCTCCCGCGCGATGTGCTCGGCCTCTCGGTCGGTGACATCGTGCCGCTGCCGCACTCCGCCGATCGACCGCTGCTGCTCCTCGCCGGAGATCAGCCGATCGCGACGGCCGCCGTCGGCACCTCCGGCGCCCGCCTCGCGTGCGTCGTCACCACCACCGTTTCCGACCCCGCCTCCGAGGAGTCCGCGTGACCAGCACCACCGCTTACGAATCCGCCATCGCCGCTGCCTTCGCGGCACGGCTCCCCACCGCGGCTCCCACCAGCATCCAGCCCTCGCGCTCATCGGGGGACACCGGCGACGCGGTCGTCGTCTCGTTCGTAGGAGAGGCCAGTGCAGAGCTGGCCGTCCAGATCCTCGACCCGCTCGTGCTCGTGGACGGCCTGCCGGACGCACCGCTGGCCGACCGGCTGCTCGATGCCCTGGAGGCCTCCACCAGCGCCCTCGGCCCCGGTGCCCTCGGCGAGGCACGCATCGGCGACGCCTCGGCGATCTTCTCGCACCCCGCGGCGCAGCTGTTCGATCTGCAGGACGAGACCGATCGTACGATCGGCCGCCTCGCCGTGCGCGTGACGCAGAGCCCTGCGAACGCCGCGACCTCATCGCGCCGGCTGCAGCGCATCGCCGGCGTCGAGATGGAGCTCACCGTCGAGATCGGCCGCACCCGCATGGCCGTGCGCGACGTGCTCGACCTCGAGCCGGGCCGCGTGGTCGAGCTCGACCGCTCCGCCGGAGCTCCCGCCGACGTGAAGCTCAACGGGCGCATCATCGCGCACGGCGAGATCGTCGTCGTCGACCAGGACTACGCCGTGCGCATCACGCGGATTCTCGAGAACGTCGAGGCCTGATTCTGGACGACCTGCTCGTTGCGCTGCGCGTCGCCCTCTCGCTGGCGGCGGTGCTCGGGCTGCTCTGGTTCCTGCAGCGCAGGTTCACGCGCAAGACGACGCGCCGCCGCGACGCCGAGGCGATCACGGTGCTCGGGCGCCAGAGTCTCGGCGCGAAGGCTCAGCTCGTCGTCGTGCAGACCGCCGACGCACGATACGTGCTCGGCGTCACCGAACACGGCGTGAACGTCGTCGACAAACTCGCGACGGTTGAGACGGCCGCGGTTGAGACGGGTGCCGTCGAGACCGGCGCTGCGGATGCCGCTGAAGAGGCGGATGCCCAGCCGCAGAGCGGCTCCTCGTTCGACAGCATCCTGGCCGGGGCGTCCGCAGCGCCGGCCCATGCGCCCGAGCTGCGCCGCCGCGTGCGACACCGCAACGATCCGCTGCGCGGCTCGATCATCTCCCCCGAAACCTGGCGCCAGACCGCCGAGGCCTTCCGGCGCTCACGATGAACGCGCTGCACCCGCTGAGTGTCGTGCCGCTTCTCACGATCGACATCAACGGCGTCGACGGCTCCCCCTCCGGGTCGATCCTCACGCTGCTCGGGATCACGCTGCTGTCGGTAGCGCCGGCGCTGCTGCTGATGATGTCGTCGTTCACGAAGATCTTCGTGGTGCTCGCGATGACCCGGAACGCACTCTCGCTTCCCAGCATCCCCCCGAACCAGGTGCTGGCGGGGCTCTCGCTGTTCCTCTCGCTGTTCATCATGTGGCCGGTGCTCACCGAGATCAACACGGTGGCCGTGCAGCCCTACATCGAGGGCTCGCTCACCTTCACGCAGGCATTCGACGTCGGCCAGGCGCCCTTGCAGGCATGGATGCTGGGATACACGCGCGAGGAGGACCTCGCGCTGATGTCGCGCATGGCAGGGCAGGACAATCCGGCAGACCCGGAGAGCGTGCCGCTGTACACGCTGATCCCGGCGTTCATGATCTCGGAGCTGCGGGCGGCTTTCATCATCGGATTCGTCATCTTCGTGCCGTTCCTCGTGATCGACCTCGTCGTCGCCGCGGCGCTGATGTCGATGGGCATGATGATGCTTCCGCCGGTGATGATCTCGCTGCCGTTCAAGATCCTGCTGTTCATCCTGGTCGACGGATGGGGGCTGATCATCAGATCGCTCCTGGAGAGCTACGGAGGGGTCGGATGAGCCCGGAGGCAGTTCTCGACATCGGCACGCAGGGCCTCATCATCGCGGCCAAGCTCGCCGCGCCCATTCTCATCACCGCGCTCGTCGTCGGCTTCGGCATCTCACTGCTGCAGTCGATCACCCAGGTGCAGGAGGTGACGCTGTCGTTCGTGCCGAAGATCGTCGCCGTCGCGATCGCGCTGCTGATCGCCGGCAACTGGATGATCGCCGAGATCATCGCCTTCACGAACGACATGTTCGACCGCATCCCGACGCTGCTGAGCGGCGGATGACGTGAACATCCCGATCGACTACGCGTGGCTCGAGGCGACCATGCTCGCCGCCGTGCGCATCACTGCGTTCATCGTGATCGCACCGCCGTTCTCCTACGGCGGCATCCCCATGCGCATCAAGGCGATGCTGGCGATCGGACTGTCCCTGGCGATGGGTGCGGCCGTGACGCCCGGATACGAGAATCTCGGCACGGGACCGTTCCTCGGCGCGCTGGTGGTTCAGGTGCTCACCGGCGCGCTCCTCGGGTTCCTCGTGATGCTCTGCTTCTCGGCATTGCAGTCCGCCGGAAACCTGATCGACGTGTTCGGCGGGTTCCAGCTCGCGCAGGCGTTCGACCCGCAGTCGATGATCAACGGCGCGCAGTTCACCCGGCTGTTCCACCTCGCAGCCCTTGCCCTGCTGTTCGCGTCCGGCGGGTACCAGGTCATCCTGGCCGGGCTCGCGCGCAGCTTCGAGGCGGTGCCGGTGAGCGGCATCTTCGAGGTGGCGGGGCCCGCCGAGCTGCTGGTGAACGGCGTCTCGCAGATGATGCTCGCGGCAGTGCAGATCGCGGGCCCGCTGGTCCTCGTGCTGTTCCTCGCCGATGTGGGCCTCGGCCTCATCACCCGCGTGGCGCCAGCCCTGAACGCCTTCGCGATGGGCTTCCCGGTGAAGATCCTGCTCACGCTGGTGCTGGCAGGGACCGTGTTCGTCGCCCTCCCCGGCCTCGTCGACGCCCTGACGTCAGAGGCGTTCCGCATGATGCGGGGGGTGCAGCAGTGAGCAACGACAGCGGCGAGCGCAGTGAGAAGGCCACGGACAAGCACCTCCGCGAAGCGCGCCAGAAAGGCCGGATCTCACGCAGCCAGGACCTCACGGCCTGGCTCGGGATCGGCGCGGCGGCGGTGGCGCTGCCCGCCGCGATCGTGGCGGGCGCGGCTGCCGGCACCGAGCAGCTGATCTCGCTCACCTCGATCGTGCACGCGCCGTCGACCTCGACCGCGCTCGGCGCGCTGGAGCTCGGGCTCGGCTCCGTGCTGCCCACGCTCGGCGTGATGCTCGCCGCCGTCGCCATCGTCACCCTGCTCGGCGCCGTGATCCAGGGCGGCGTGCACCCGCGCAAACTCGCGGGAAGGTTCGAGCAGTTCAACGTCGTGAACGGCGTCAAGCGCGTGTTCGGCCTGCAGGCCCTGTGGGAAGGCGCGAAGGCGCTGCTGAAGACCGCCGCGATCGGCCTGGCGTTGTGGATCGTGATCGCAGGTCTCGTTCCGGTGCTCTCGGCGAGCGGCTCGCACTCGCTCTCACGTCTGCTCGGCACCGCGAACGACGGCAGCACGGCGCTGCTGCAGACCGCGATCGCGGTTGGACTCGCACTCGCCGCGATCGACGTGTTCGTCGTGATGCGCCGCAACACCAAGCACACGCGCATGACCAAGCGCGAGGTGCGCGACGAGAACAAGAACTCCGAGGGCGACCCGCTGATCCGCCAGCAGCGCCGCTCGCGCCAGCTCGCGATCAGCCGCAACCGGATGATCGCCGCGGTCGCCGGTTCCGACGTCGTGCTGGTGAACCCGACGCACGTCGCCGTGGCGCTGAAGTACGAGGCCGGCAAGGCCGCTCCGAAGGTGGTTGCGAAGGGCACCGGACTGATCGCCGACCGCATCCGTCAGCGGGCGAAGTCGGCGGGCGTGCCCATGGTGCGGGAGATCTCGCTCGCTCGCGCGCTGTTCGCCGCGTGCGAGCTCGGCCAGGAGATCCCCGCAGATCTTTACAACGCCGTCGCCAGGGTGCTCGTGTTCGTCGACAGTCTCCGCAAGCGCGGTGCCGCCCGCGGCATCCATTCTCTTCCCTACCGGAGGACCGCATGAATCAACTGCTGAACAAGCTCGCGGTGCCGATCGGCGTGGTCGGCATCATCATGCTGCTCGTCGTGCCGATCCCGCCTTTCCTGCTGGACACCCTCATCATCCTGAACATCATGTTCGCGCTGCTGATCCTGCTGACGTCGATGTTCGTGAAGAAGCCGTTGGACTTCTCGGTGTTCCCGTCGCTCCTGCTGGTGGCGACGCTGTTCCGGCTCGGCCTGAACGTGGCATCCACGCGTCTGGTGCTCGGCGAGGCATATGCCGGCCAGGTGATCGAGGCGTTCGGCGCGATCGCGGTGGGTGGGTCGCTCATCATCGGCGCCGTGGTGTTCCTCATCCTCGTGGTCATCCAGTTCGTCGTGGTCACCAAGGGCGCCGAGCGCGTCGCCGAGGTGGGCGCGCGCTTCACCCTCGACGCGATGCCGGGCAAGCAGATGGCCATCGACGCCGACCTGAACGCGGGCCTCATCACCGATACGCAGGCGCGCGAGCGTCGCGCCGAGGTCGCCGCGGAGGCCGACTTCTACGGCGCGATGGACGGTGCGTCGAAGTTCGTCAAGGGCGACGCGATCGCCGGCCTGGTCATCATCATCATCAACCTCATCGGCGGCATCGCGATCGGCCTCGTCTCACACGGCATGGACATCGAGGAGGCCGTGAGCACTTACAGCCTCCTGACGATCGGCGATGGCCTGGTGACGCAGATCCCGGCGCTGCTGATGGCGGTGTCGACGGGCATGATCGTCACGCGGTCGAACGCCGAGGCCGAGATGGGCCAGGCCGCGACCGCGCAGCTGGGACAGTCCCGCAACGCGCTGATCATCGCCGGATGCGCGGCGATCGTCATGGGACTCATCCCCGGGATGCCGCTGCTGGTGTTCGTCACGATCGGCGCGCTGCTGCTGCTCGCGGCGCAGCGGGTGAAGGCCTCGCAGGCGCGGGCTTCTGCCGAGGCGGCCGTCGCCGCAGGGCCTGACGGTTCGCCGTCGCCGGAGCAGCCGGAGGAGCTGATCGAGAAGATGCGCGTGCACGCGCTGGAGATCCAGCTCGCACCGAACATCGTCGATCTCGTGACGGGCGGCCCGGACGATCTGCTGGCCCGCGTAAAGGCGCTGCGGCGGCGCATCGCCCTCGACCTCGGCCTGGTGGTGCCGCCGGTGCGCACGCGCGACAGCATCGAGCTGCCGAACTCGACGTACGTCATCCGCATCGCCGGCGTCGAGACCGGGCGCGGCACCGCGCCTCCCGGATCCGTGCTCGCGCTCGGACAGGGCCTGGACTCGCTGCCGGGTCAGGCCGCCCTGGACCCGGTCTTCGGGCTGGAGGGCAAGTGGATCCCGATGGAGATGCGGCACAGCGCCGAGTTCTCCGGCGCGACGGTCATCGACCGCGCCAGCGTCATCATCACGCACCTGTCGAGCGTCATCCAGTCGAACGCCGCACGCCTGCTCAGCCGCGAGGATGTGCGCCAGCTCACGGATGCGCTCAAGCAGGTGTCGCCGGCCGCAGTCGAGGAGCTCACTCCGGCGCTGCTGTCGCTCGCCGAGGTGCAGCGGGTGCTGCAGGGGCTGCTCGCCGAGCGTGTGCCGATCAATGACCTCAGCCGGATCTACGAGGCGCTCGCGCTGCGCGCGAAGGCATCGACCGACCCTGACGGTCTGATCGAGGCGGCGCGTGTCGCGCTGGGGCCGGCGATCGCGGCGCGGTTCGCGGATGCCGGGACGCTGCGCGTCATCATGATCAACCCGCTGCTGGAGCAGGCGATGCTCGAGAATCTGCGGGCGAGCGATGACGGACCGCAGATCGTGTTCGACCCGCAGCGGCTCGAGGGGGTCATCGAGTCGGTGAAGCAGGCTGTGGCCGGCGTCACCGACGGCGAGCCGGTGCTCGTATGCGCGCCGACGCTGCGAGCTGCTGTGCGGCGGCTGGTGTCGGCGCAGACCGACGGACTGCCGGTGCTGTCGTACAACGAGGCGACCGCTGCCGCCCTGACGATCGAGACGGTTGGCGTCGTGCGCGACAGCCCCGCGCTGTCGGCGCCGGTGAACCCCGCGGTGGGTACGCTGTAGTCGCCGATCCTCGAGCCGGTAGGCTGAACTCGTGCTGGTGTTGACGAGGCGGATCGGTGAGAGCGTACGCATCGACGGCGAAATCGAGGTGACGCTGCTCGACATCAAGGGCGACAGCGTGCGCATCGGCGTCAAGGCACCGCGCGAGACCCGCATCCAGCGGTCCGAGATCGTGGATGCCGTCGTCGCCGAGAACGTCTCGGCCGCAGCGGATTCCGGAGCCGATGCCGAGAAGGCGATCTTCGAGGCGCTGGCCAAGCGCCGGGAGTCGCAGGAGCCGTAGGGGTCCTGGGCGGCTTCGACTCGCTGCGCTCGCTCAGCCCGTTTCGTCTTCGGCGGCTCCGCCGCCTCCGCTCAACGCCCCGCGCAGGCGTCCCCGGCGGGCTCCCGCGCAGGGGCGCCCCCGCGGGTCGTTGAGCGAGCGGAGCGAGACGAAACGCGTTGAGCGAGCGTCAGCGAGCCGAAACGTCCCCCGCCGCGACGCGCTCGATCGTCACGACCCGAGGTGCATCGGCATCCAGATCCTCGTCGGCGACGCCCTCCGCGCCGCCGACCGGACGCTCCAGCTCGATGTCCCACCAGGCATCGGCGATCGAGGCGGCCATGTCGCGCCCCCACTCGATCACGACGACCGAGCCGGCGAGGTCGACGTCGAGGTCGTCGAGCTCCGCGGCCGAGCCCAGACGATACGCGTCGACGTGCACGAGCGGCGCCCGGCCGACCAGCGACGGATGCGTGCGGGCGATCACGAACGTCGGGCTCTGCACGGGTCCGCGCACGCCGAGGCCCTGCGCGAGCCCGCGCGTGAAGGTCGTCTTGCCGGCGCCGAGCGGCCCGGTCAGCACCAGCAGATCGCCGGCGACGAGCTGCTCGCCGATGACGAACCCGAGGCGCTCCATCTCGTCCGCGGTCGCGATCTCGCGGCGGCCGAGGAAGGCGGGATCAACACTCACGAGTTGCTCCGCGGCACGCGGTTGCCGATGCGGGCGACGATCTCGTAGTTGATCGTGCTCGCCGCGTTCGCCCACTCCGTCGCCGACGGCACGCCGAGGGTCGGGTCGCCGAACAGCACCACCTCGTCGCCCACCGCGACATGCGCATCGCCGACGTCGACGACGAACTGGTCCATCGCGACGCGGCCGGCCACGGTGAAGCGCTGACCGTTGATCACGACGGGGCCGCGGCCCGATGCCTGCCGAGGGATGCCGTCCGCATACCCGAGCGGAACGAGGGCGAGGGTGGTGTCGCGGTTCGTGCGGTGGTCGTAGC
It includes:
- the tsaE gene encoding tRNA (adenosine(37)-N6)-threonylcarbamoyltransferase complex ATPase subunit type 1 TsaE, whose protein sequence is MSVDPAFLGRREIATADEMERLGFVIGEQLVAGDLLVLTGPLGAGKTTFTRGLAQGLGVRGPVQSPTFVIARTHPSLVGRAPLVHVDAYRLGSAAELDDLDVDLAGSVVVIEWGRDMAASIADAWWDIELERPVGGAEGVADEDLDADAPRVVTIERVAAGDVSAR